The nucleotide window ACCTTAGCGTATTAGCATCTTTGTAACTTTAAAAACCAATGAAAGTAATTTCCAATAAATCCAATCTCCAAATTCTGCACGAAGACAATCATCTAATTGTCGTAAATAAACGCGTAGGCGATATTGTGCAAGGAGACAAAACAGGAGACAAACCATTAAGCGAAGTTGTAAAAGAATACATTAAAGAAAAATACAACAAGCCTGGCGAGGTATTTCTTGGAGTTGTTCATCGATTAGACAGACCAACCACAGGGATTGTCGTTTTTGCACGTACTAGCAAAGCTTTGGTACGTATGAATGAATTATTCAGTAATAGAGATACTCAAAAAACGTATTGGGCTGTGGTAAAAAACAGACCATCCAAAAACGAAGACACCCTTGTTCACTACATAAAAAGAAACGAAAAAAACAACACTTCCAAGGCGCATACAAAAGAAGTTCCCGATAGCAAAATGGCTAGTTTGGAGTACAAAATCATCAAAGAACTGGATAATTATTTCGGACTCGAAATTCTATTGCATACTGGAAGACACCATCAGATTCGAGCGCAATTATCTGCAATCGGTTCACCAATTAAGGGCGATTTAAAATACGGTTTTGACAGAAGTAATCCCGATGGAGGCATACATCTACACGCCCGAAAACTGGAATTTATCCATCCTGTTTCGAAAGAAAAAATCATTATCGTTGCTCCAACACCTGACGAGGTAATTTGGAATGCCATTTGATTTTTTTTAAACATATAAGTCATTTAAGTTCATTTAAGACTAAATATTTTTTTCGGTGCTTCAAAGTTTTTGTTTATCAGTATAAAAAACTTAAATGACTTATCTGTTAAACACAAATATGTTTCTTTTACTCATTTTTGATCTTTTATGCCCTTTTATATAGGCTAAAAAATTTTAAAGCTTTTTTTTATTCATATAAAAACTTAAATGACTTATATGTTAAACACAAATATGTTTCTCTTACTCATTTTTGATCTTTTATGCCCTTTTATATAGGCTAAAAAATTTAAAAGCTTTGTTTATTCATATAAAAACTTAAATGACTTATATGTTTAAAAGAAATATGCCTTTATTCTATTTTTTTTAATACAGAAAACTATATATATTAATTTTAAATTTTAACTTGCAGTAACCATAATCAATCTGTTTTGCAATGAATTACAAATTAAATATTAATGAAAGAAAAGAAGCTTTAGTTAAATTATTGGATGTAATCATAAAGCACGAAGACGAAATAATTGAGGCCTTACAATACGATTTCAAAAAACCACCTTTTGAGACGATTGCCACAGAAATAAGCTATGTGGTATCCGAGTTAAAATACACTATAAAAAACATAAACAAATGGGCTAAAATAAGACAGGTATTCCCTTCCTTGCTTAACTTCCCATCAACAGATTATGTAGTGAAAGAGCCTTACGGCAAAGTTTTGATAATTTCTCCCTGGAATTATCCGTTCCAATTAGCGGTTTGCCCAATGATTTCGGCTGTTGCGGCGGGTAATCAGATTGTTTTAAAACCCTCGGAATTGGCTCCGAAAACTTCGGCGATAGTACTCAAAATAGTCGAAAAAACATTCCATCACCAGCACGTAAGAGTAATTGAAGGAGATGCTGGTATTGCTCAAAAATTACTGAAACATCGCTGGGATTATATCTTTTTTACGGGAAGTGTAGCTGTTGGAAAAATTGTTGCCAAAGCCGCTGCGGAACATCTCACTCCTGTAACCCTAGAATTGGGCGGAAAAAACCCCTGTATTATTGACGAAACAGCCAATTTAAAATTGGCAGCCAGAAGAATTGTCTGGGGAAAATTTTTGAATGCTGGACAAACCTGCATTGCGCCTGATTACATTTTGATTCAGGAAAGAATGAAAAGCCATTTTGTTGATTATTTGAAAAAAGAAATCACAAAAGCTTATGGCAAAAACCCAAAAGAATCTCCTGATTTTGCCCGAATTATAAACGAAAAACATTGCTACCGACTTATGAGCCTGATTGAACCCCGAAAAGTAATTTTTGGTGGCGAGGCTGATATGGACAATTGTTACATCGCTCCTACCCTAATTGAAGAAGACTCCTTGGACAGTTCGCTTATGTCTGAAGAAATATTTGGGCCAATCTTACCGATAATAACTTATAAAGACGAAAAAGAAATTGCTCAAACTCTTTCCAAATACGAGAAACCACTCGCGCTATACGTATTCACAGACGACAGGAAATTTGCCCGAAAAACAGTTACCACTTTCTCATTTGGTGGCGGTTGCGTCAATGATACCGTCATTCATTTTGCCAACAAAAGACTTCCTTTTGGGGGAGTGGGTCACAGCGGTATGGGCGCCTACCATGGCCAACTGAGTTTTGATACTTTTTCTCACAAAAAAGGAATCGTCAAAAAAGGTAATTGGTTGGATTTACATTTTCGATATGCACCCTATGCAAAAAAAATAGAAACTTTGAAGCATATATTAAAATGGTTTTAATAAATCACATCCTTCTGATTATTAAATGATTCTTGATAATCTTTTTTTTCTAAATAATAGATTTCGTAAAGTCACAAAGACCCAAAAAAAACAATTCAAAGCTTTACAACTCCTGCTACTTCGAGAGAAACAACAACTCAAAACTCAACTTTATCCTTTACAAGTATTTGACTCCTCAAAGAATAAAAAAAACAGTAAATTTGCTAATTGGTTTAAATATCCTAAATGTTTTTTTGGGCTTTTCTATAAAAAGAAAAATAACATTTGCAGGGAAAAAAAATTAAAACAAAATCAAACCAACCAAATCAAAATGAACAAAACATTACAAAGACTTCAGGAAATTGAAAAAAATGGATACCAAATAGATTTTGGAAATATATTTAATAATGCATTCGAGAATTATAAAAAAATTGCTTTCTATGCGGGATTAGTTCTCATTATTTTTATCATTTTATTTATAGTTCTTGTTACCGGAATCTTAATAACCTCAGTAGGTGCTGAAACTTTGACTGGTGAGTTATCCCCAGAAAAATTGAAATTAGAAAACCTATCCGATTCTAAATTTTTAATCATTAGCATTATATCAATCATAACATCCAGTTTACTCAGTCCCTTTCAAGCTTCTTTTTTTAAAATGGCGCTTTGCGGAGACCGTGACGAAGCTTTTCATGTTTCGGATTTATTCACCTATTACAAACTTCCCTACGCCTCAAAAATCATTATTTCAACATTATTGATTTCGTTAATAAGTTTGGCACAGGCAGTATTATTTACTTTCATCCATTTTGAATTTCTAGGAACTGTTATCAGTTATTTAATCTCGTTCATCACGATACTTACCGTTCCTCTCATCATTTTTGGAGATTTAAATATCTCCGATGCTATAAAATACAGCATAGTGGTCGTTTCCAAACAACCTGTCGTTATTCTTGGATTGGTGGTAGTTTCTGTAATTGGTGGATTGGTAGGTATTATGGGGTGTTGTATTGGACTTTTTTTTACCATCCCTTTTGTGTTTTCCACGAATTATGCGATTTATTCTGGCATTGTTGGTATCGATGTCCCCGAAGATATTCAATAACAAGGCTATCATTAAAAAAACATTCTAATAAATTCTGCAATTTGGCAGAAACAAAAAGTAATGTAATGTGTTTTTATTTTGGCAAAAGAATGTAAATTTATATTATACAAAGATTTGAATTTACTAATTAACAAATAAAAAGCATCAACCATGAAATGGATAGGAAAAAGACAAAGCGATAATGTAGAAGATCGCAGAGGAATGTCATCTGGTGGGAAAACTCTTGTAGGCGGGGGAATAATTGGTATTATCATTTTACTTTTAAATGTTTTTGGGGGCGAAAATGCACAAATGATTACCCCTGTCCTAGAACAATTCAACCAACAAAAAACCACACAAACCGAAAGCAGACCTTTGACCGAAGAAGAAAAAACAGAAGGTGCATTTGTAAGAACCCTGCTGGCATTCAATGAAGATGTGTGGACACAAATATTTGAAGAAAATAACCTAACCTTTGAAGCACCAAAACTTGTCCTTTTCAGTGGTCAAGTTGAAACAGCTTGCGGTGGTGCCAGCTCTGCATCAGGGCCTTTTTATTGTCCGGGAGACAAAACCATTTATATGGATATGTCTTTTTTTGAAGAG belongs to Flavobacterium gilvum and includes:
- a CDS encoding DUF2189 domain-containing protein, which codes for MNKTLQRLQEIEKNGYQIDFGNIFNNAFENYKKIAFYAGLVLIIFIILFIVLVTGILITSVGAETLTGELSPEKLKLENLSDSKFLIISIISIITSSLLSPFQASFFKMALCGDRDEAFHVSDLFTYYKLPYASKIIISTLLISLISLAQAVLFTFIHFEFLGTVISYLISFITILTVPLIIFGDLNISDAIKYSIVVVSKQPVVILGLVVVSVIGGLVGIMGCCIGLFFTIPFVFSTNYAIYSGIVGIDVPEDIQ
- a CDS encoding RluA family pseudouridine synthase encodes the protein MKVISNKSNLQILHEDNHLIVVNKRVGDIVQGDKTGDKPLSEVVKEYIKEKYNKPGEVFLGVVHRLDRPTTGIVVFARTSKALVRMNELFSNRDTQKTYWAVVKNRPSKNEDTLVHYIKRNEKNNTSKAHTKEVPDSKMASLEYKIIKELDNYFGLEILLHTGRHHQIRAQLSAIGSPIKGDLKYGFDRSNPDGGIHLHARKLEFIHPVSKEKIIIVAPTPDEVIWNAI
- the ypfJ gene encoding KPN_02809 family neutral zinc metallopeptidase gives rise to the protein MKWIGKRQSDNVEDRRGMSSGGKTLVGGGIIGIIILLLNVFGGENAQMITPVLEQFNQQKTTQTESRPLTEEEKTEGAFVRTLLAFNEDVWTQIFEENNLTFEAPKLVLFSGQVETACGGASSASGPFYCPGDKTIYMDMSFFEELRTKFGAKGGDFAVAYVMAHEFGHHIQTLLGTSTKVRQLQANRNEAEANKLSVALELQADFYAGLWTHYNENKNAMLEDGDIEEALSAANAVGDDAIQKKMQGQVVPDSFTHGTSEQRMYWFNRGFKSGDIKKGDTFSEVH
- a CDS encoding aldehyde dehydrogenase, producing the protein MNYKLNINERKEALVKLLDVIIKHEDEIIEALQYDFKKPPFETIATEISYVVSELKYTIKNINKWAKIRQVFPSLLNFPSTDYVVKEPYGKVLIISPWNYPFQLAVCPMISAVAAGNQIVLKPSELAPKTSAIVLKIVEKTFHHQHVRVIEGDAGIAQKLLKHRWDYIFFTGSVAVGKIVAKAAAEHLTPVTLELGGKNPCIIDETANLKLAARRIVWGKFLNAGQTCIAPDYILIQERMKSHFVDYLKKEITKAYGKNPKESPDFARIINEKHCYRLMSLIEPRKVIFGGEADMDNCYIAPTLIEEDSLDSSLMSEEIFGPILPIITYKDEKEIAQTLSKYEKPLALYVFTDDRKFARKTVTTFSFGGGCVNDTVIHFANKRLPFGGVGHSGMGAYHGQLSFDTFSHKKGIVKKGNWLDLHFRYAPYAKKIETLKHILKWF